Proteins co-encoded in one Pseudoliparis swirei isolate HS2019 ecotype Mariana Trench chromosome 7, NWPU_hadal_v1, whole genome shotgun sequence genomic window:
- the neflb gene encoding neurofilament light chain b encodes MTSTSIGSYYPSTYKKRVVVRSAGYGAGGGIGSRSAYSSHAAPMTSYASSRRSYPTQSRAFSSYSSVLSAPASAAITELRLDQAAQVSSEFKILRTQEKAELQDLNDRFVSFIDRVHELEQQNKLLETKLLLLRQRHTEPSNLRSLYEHEMRQLRAAVEEAHNEKQAAQEHKDEMEDVFNNMQKRYEDEVLGREESEGRLMDARKGVDDAALGQAELEKRVETLLDELAFLKRLCESEIAELQAQLQYSAEVSVEMEVIKPDLSAALRDIRVQYEKLAQNNLRSADEWFSNKVNVMTVGTSRKTESARNAKDEASEYRRLLKARILEIDAGRGMNQALENQLQDVEEKQSAEISALQDAISQLEDELRANKNDMAHYLKDYQDLLNVKMALDIEIAAYRKLLEGEEDRLNVVGPGSFNVYSHAMYAPPAYGRMAFSLQSQLSSAASYPMSSRFYTSSLSADETISASQAQQAEASPPHEEEEEVEQVVEKEKEEDAEEGQEEEGEDGKEEEAEVEEEKQGEGEEEADGEEAEAADGEEDVEEGGEEIPPQKEKEGDEEGEKEEEATKKPKDVEAEEKCGKTTDEKVKM; translated from the exons ATGACTTCCACCAGCATTGGCTCTTACTACCCTTCTACTTACAAGAAGAGGGTAGTTGTGCGCAGTGCAGGatatggagcaggaggaggaatagGATCTAGGTCTGCTTACTCCAGCCACGCCGCCCCAATGACTTCCTATGCATCTTCACGCAGAAGTTATCCGACACAGAGCCGAGCTTTTTCCAGCTACTCCTCTGTGCTTTCTGCTCCAGCGTCTGCAGCTATCACTGAGCTTCGCCTTGACCAAGCAGCTCAGGTTAGCTCTGAGTTCAAAATCCTCAGGACCCAGGAGAAGGCTGAGCTGCAGGACCTGAATGACCGTTTTGTAAGCTTCATCGACAGGGTCCATGAACTGGAACAGCAGAACAAGTTGTTGGAGACAAAACTACTGCTGCTCAGGCAGAGGCACACAGAGCCATCCAACCTCCGGTCCCTGTACGAGCATGAGATGCGCCAGCTCCGTGCTGCGGTAGAGGAGGCCCACAATGAGAAGCAAGCAGCCCAGGAGCACAAGGATGAGATGGAGGATGTCTTTAATAATATGCAAAAACGCTACGAGGATGAAGTGCTTGGCAGAGAGGAATCAGAGGGCAGACTCATGGACGCCAGGAAGGGAGTGGATGACGCTGCACTGGGCCAGGCGGAGCTGGAGAAACGAGTCGAGACCCTGCTGGATGAGCTGGCCTTCCTAAAGCGCCTTTGCGAGAGTGAGATTGCAGAGCTGCAGGCCCAATTACAGTACAGTGCTGAGGTGTCggtggagatggaggtcatCAAACCTGACCTGTCCGCCGCTCTCCGTGACATCCGCGTTCAGTATGAGAAGCTGGCACAGAACAACCTCCGGTCAGCCGACGAATGGTTCAGCAACAAGGTAAATGTGATGACCGTCGGCACATCTCGCAAAACAGAGAGCGCACGCAACGCCAAAGACGAGGCGTCAGAATACCGACGACTTCTCAAAGCCAGGATTCTGGAGATTGATGCCGGTCGCGGGATGAATCAAGCTCTTGAAAACCAGCTGCAGGACGTGGAAGAGAAACAGAGTGCTGAGATCTCTGCACTGCAG GATGCAATCAGTCAACTGGAGGATGAGTTGAGAGCAAACAAGAATGACATGGCTCACTACTTGAAAGATTATCAGGACCTCTTGAACGTGAAGATGGCCTTGGATATCGAGATTGCGGCCTACAG GAAGCTCcttgagggagaggaggaccgTCTAAATGTGGTGGGACCAGGGTCCTTCAACGTTTACTCCCACGCCATGTACGCTCCTCCAGCCTATGGAAGAATGGCGTTCTCCCTGCAGTCTCAACTGAGCTCTGCAGCTTCGTACCCGATGAGCTCTCGCTTCTATACCTCGTCACTCTCCGCAGATGAAACAATATCCGCAAGCCAAGCACAGCAGGCTGAGGCCAGCCCTcctcacgaggaggaggaggaggtagagcaggtggtagagaaggagaaggaggaggacgcAGAGGAAGgtcaggaagaagagggggaggatgggaaagaggaggaggcagaagtagaggaggaaaaacaaggtgaaggagaagaagaagcagatggAGAAG AGGCTGAGGCagcagatggagaagaagatgtcgaggaaggaggagaagagatccCACctcaaaaagagaaagagggagatgaagagggtgagaaggaggaggaggcaacTAAAAAACCAAAAGATGTGGAGGCCGAAGAGAAATGTGGAAAAACAACAGATGAAAaagttaaaatgtaa